GGCACCGGGCCGGCCGCGCGTCACGGGAGCGGGTGCACGGCCTCCAGCAGCGCCCGGGTGACCGGTGCCTGCGGCGTGGCCCACACGTCCTCGACCGGACCCTGCTCGACGATCCGCCCGCCCTGCATGACGGCGACGCTCCGGCACACCCTCCGCACGACGGCGAGGTCGTGGGAGATGAGGACGAGCGCGGTGCCGGTGCGCTCCTGGAGGTCGACGAGCAGGTCGAGGATCGCGGCCTGGACGGTGACGTCGAGGGCGGAGACCGGCTCGTCGAGCACGAGGACGGCGGGGTCGGCGGCCAGGGCACGCGCGATCGCCAGCCGCTGCCGCTGCCCGCCGGACATCGCGCGCGGCCGGCGGTGGAGCACCGCCTGCGGCAGCCGGACGAGCTCGAGGAGCTCGGCGGGGGAGCGGTCGCTCCCTGCGGCGCGCACGGCCGCGGTGAGCACCTTGCCCGCCGTCCAGCGCGGGTCGAAGGAGGCGAGCGGGTCCTGCGGGACGAGCCGCACGAGGTGTCGCCGCGGCCGTCGGCGGCGCTCGGGGAGACCGCTCCACGGCTCGCCGAGCAGCTCCACCTGCCCCGCGTCCGGTTCCTCGGCAGCGACGAGCATGCGCGCGAGCGTCGACTTCCCGCTGCCCGACTCCCCGACGACCCCGAGCGCCTCGCCGCGCCGCACGAGGAGGTCGACGTCGTCCAGGGCGTCCACGGCGCCACCGCCGGGCAGCCGGTAGCGCCGGGTCAGCCCGCCGGCGCGCAGCACCTCCTGCCCGCCGGGGGGAGTCGTCCCCGGCCGCGACCCGCGCGGCACCGCGGCCAGCAGGGCGCGGGTGACGTCGTGGGACGGGCGGCGCAGGACCTCGTCGACCGGTCCGAACTCCACCACCCGGCCCGCGTCGAGCACGACGACGTCGTCGGCCAGCCGCGCCACCGCGCCGAGGTCGTGGGTGACGAGGAGGACGGCGGTCCCGGCGTCGCGGAGCTCGGCGAGGAGGTCGAGGACGCCGCTCGCGACGGTGGCGTCCAGCGCCGTCGTCGGCTCGTCGGCGACGAGCAGGGCCGGGTCGGAGACGATCGCGGAGGCGATGAGGGCGCGCTGGCGCATCCCGCCGGACATCTCCCCGGAGCGCTGGGCGGCGCGGGTGGCGGGCTCGTCGAGGCCGGCGCGGACGAGGGCCTCGAGCACCCGGCGGCGTCGCTCCGGGGCGGACACCCCCTGCAGGCGCAGCGACTCCCCGACCTCGGCGCCGACGGTGCGCAGCGGGTCGAGGGACTGGAGCGCGTCCTGGAGGACGAAGCCGACGTCCTGCCCGCGCAGGCGCCGCCACTGTCGCTCCCCGGCCGCGGTGAGGTCCTGCCCGGCGACGTGCAGCCGCGTCGCCGACACCCGTGCGGGCGCCCCGCCCTCCCCGGCGAGGCCGACGAGGCTGCGCGCGAGCACCGACTTGCCGGCGCCGGACTCGCCGACGACGGCGAGACAGCGCCCCGCCTCCAGGCGCAGGTCCACCCCGCGCAGCACCTGGCCCACGCCGGGGAAGGCGACGGTGAGCCCGGCGACGTCGAGGACGGGGCTCATGCCGGCGCCACCGCGCTCAGGCGCCGACCGAGGAGGGTGAGGGCCGCGGCGGTCACGGTGATCGCGAGACCCGGGGCCACGGTGAGCCACCAGGAGGTCGTGATGTGCAGGCGGCTGGCGTTGAGCATCGCCCCCCACTCCGGCGAGGGCGGCAGCGCCCCGAGACCGAGGTAGCTGAGCGCCGACACCCACACGATCGCCTGCCCGACGCCGAGCGTGGCGAGCGCGACGAGCGGCCACACGGTGTTCGGCAGGACATGGCGGACGAACGCGCGCGGCGCCCCGACGCCCTCGAGCCGCGCCGCCCCCACGTACGGGCTGCGCGCGACGGACTGCGCCCGGGCGCGCAGGATCCGGGCGTACCCCGGGGCGGTCGCGGCGCCGACGGCGAGCACGGAGGGTCCCACGCCCGCGCCCAGCACGGCGACGAGCAGGAGCGCGAGGACGAGGCTGGGCAGCGCGAAGAGCACCTCGATGATCCGGCTGAGCAGCCCGTCGAGCCAGCGCGGGCCGAGCGCGGCACCGAACCCGAGGACGACGCCGAGGGCGAGGCCGATCGCCGTCGCCGCGGCTCCCACGCCGAGCGACTGACCCGCGCCGTGGACCACGCGCGTCCACACGTCCCGACCCGAGGCGTCGGTGCCGAGCAGCCCGCCCTCGCCGGGCGGCAGGTAGGCCCGCGCGGGCGCGACGGCGGTGGGGTCGCCGGGGGCGAGGAGATCGGGCCACACCGCCGCGAGGAGGACGAGGAGGACGACGGCGCCGCTCACCAGCCCGCTGGGCCCGAGCGAGCGCACGAGGCGGGTGGCGCCGAGCCGTTCGGCGGCCTCGCGCAGCGGCGTGACGGCGCGGGTGCTCACGAGACCACCTCGCCGTGCGGCGCCGTCCGGACGGCCTCGAGCCGGCCGCGCAGCCGCGGGTCGACGAGCCGCTCGAGCACGTCGGCGACCGACATGACGACGACGTAGCCCAGCGCGATGACGAGGACGACGCCGATGACGAGCGGGACGTCGCGGGAGTGGGTGGCGTCGATGAGCAGGCGCCCGAGGCCCGGGCGCCCGAACAGCGTCTCGACGACGACGGCGCCGGAGAGCAGCGAGCCGAAGGCCCAGCCGGACAGCGCGATCGCCGGGAGGGCGGCGTGGCGCAGCGAGTGGCGCCACAGCACCGAGCCCTCCCCGGCGCCGCGGGTGCGCGCCGTCGTCGCGAAGGGCGCGGTGTGCGCCTCCTCCAGCCCGTCGCGCATGACCTGGCCGAGGAACCCGGCGACGGGGACGGCGAGGGTGAGCGCGGGCAGCAGGAGGGAGCGCAGGGAGCTGTCGCTGCTCGTCGCGGGCAGCCAGCCCAGCCCGCCGGCGACGACGGCGATGAGCACCGCGCCGAGCCAGAAGTGCGGGGTCACCGACGCGACGACCTCCGCGCCGCGCAGCAGGCCGACCGCCCGCCGGGCCACCGGGCCGCGGGCCCGCACGGCGGCGGTCGCTACGACGAGGGCGATGACCCAGGCGAGGAGCAGGCCGAGGGCGGCGAGGGCGAGCGTGCCGCCGATCTGGTCCCCGATGAGCTCGGAGACGGGCCGGCGCCGGGCGTAGGAGTCACCGAGCCGGAACGTCACCGTCCGGGCGAGCTGGAGCAGGTACTGGACGAGGAGCGGCTGGTCGAGCGCGTACTCCGCGCGCACCTGCGCCACCGCCTCCTCGCTCGCCTGCGAGCCCGGCCCGCCGAGGATCGCCTCGGAGGGGTCGCCGCCCGCCGCGCGCAGCGCGAAGAACACGACGGTGGCGACCACCCAGGCGACCAGCGCGGCCGCCGCGAGCCGGCCCAGCAGCCAGCGCAGCACGCTCATCGGCCGGTCCTCAGGAGGTGAGCCGTGCGCCCACGAAGGTGGGCGTGGAGACCGTGCCGAGGGTCGTGACGCCCTCGACGCCGCGGGTGAGGAAGTGGTTCTGCTGGTCGTACAGCGGCAGGATGTAGTAGCCCTCGAGGACGCGGCGCTGGACCTCGGTGTAGAGCTCGGCGCGCTCGTCCGGGTCGGTGATCCGCGCCGCCTCGTCGAGCAGGGCGTCGAGCTCGGGGTCGGTGACCTGGGAGAGGTTGGCGAAGTAGCCGCTCGGGGCGGGGACGGTGCCGTCGGAGTGGTAGAGGATCCGCAGCACGTCGGGGCCGACCTTCGTGTACGGCGCGCTCACGGCGTCGTAGTCGTTCTCCCCGCCGCCCTCGGGCGCGGCGAGGGCGCCGTACCAGGCCGACAGGTCGAGCGGGGTGATGACGACGTCGAAACCGACGGCGCGGGTGTTGGCCTGGATCTGCTCGAAGAGGGCCTGCTCGGCGGCCACGGACTGGTTGGTGCTCACCGGGAGGCGGACGGTGAGGCGCTCGCCGTCGCGGACCCGGTAGCCCTCGTCGTCGACCTCGTCCCAGCCGGCCTCGTCGAGCAGCCGCTCGGCCTGCGCGACGTCGGTGACGAACAGCGAGGGGTCGGAGTAGGCCATCGGCTCCACGCTCGACAGCGGGGAGTGGGAGCGGGTCGCGACGCCCTGGTAGAGCGCCTCGATGCCCGGGTCGACGTCGGCGGAGAGGACGAACGCCTGCCGGACGCGGACGTCGTCGAACGGCGCCTGGGAGGAGTTGAGCTCGATCCGGTTGACCGACCCGGGACGCGGGGCGTCGATGTGGGTGATGCCGGCGGCCTCCGCGGTGACGACCGCCTCGGGCTCGGGGTTGTCGATGACGTGCACCTCGCCGGACTGCAACGCCGCCCAGCGGGTGGCGGGGTCGGGCAGGAAGCGCCACTCGATGCGCTCGAGGTGGGCGGGACCGTCGTGGTCGGCCTCAGGACCGTGGGAGGCGTAGTCCTCGTTGCGCTCGAGCAGGACGTGCTGCTGGGGCACCCACTCGGTGACGACGAACGGGCCGGTCCCGATCGGGGCGGCGCAGTTCTCGTCGGTGCCGCGGGCGATGCCCGCGGGCGACTGGATCGCGGTCCACTGGGTGCTCAGCGACTCCAGGAGCGCGGAGTCCGGCTCGGACAGGTGGAAGCGCACGTGGCCGGCGTCCACCGGCTCGACCTCGGCGATCTTCTCGACCGCGAGGTAGCCGGTCGAGGAGGCGGTGTCCGGGTCCTGGAGGTGCTCGATGTTGACCTTGACCGCCTCGGCGTCCAGCGGGGTGCCGTCGGTGAAGGTGATGCCCTCGGCGAGCGTGAGGTCCCAGGTGAGGCCGTCCTCGCTGACCTCCCAGTCGGTGGCGAGCCAGGGCTGGATCTCCCCGGAGGCGTCGCGGCCGACGAGCGGCTCGAGGTACTGGGTGGAGATGAGCGCCTGGGGGTAGTTGCCGCCGACGTGCGGGTCGAGACAGGTGGGCTCGGCGTCGCCGGTGGCGTAGACGAGCGTGCCGCCCTCGACGGGCTCGCCGGTGGCCTCCCCGGCGCCGGTGCCCCCGTCGCTGCAGGCGGCGAGCGCGAGCGCCGCGAGGGCAGCTGCGGCGGCGATG
Above is a genomic segment from Georgenia wutianyii containing:
- a CDS encoding ATP-binding cassette domain-containing protein, encoding MSPVLDVAGLTVAFPGVGQVLRGVDLRLEAGRCLAVVGESGAGKSVLARSLVGLAGEGGAPARVSATRLHVAGQDLTAAGERQWRRLRGQDVGFVLQDALQSLDPLRTVGAEVGESLRLQGVSAPERRRRVLEALVRAGLDEPATRAAQRSGEMSGGMRQRALIASAIVSDPALLVADEPTTALDATVASGVLDLLAELRDAGTAVLLVTHDLGAVARLADDVVVLDAGRVVEFGPVDEVLRRPSHDVTRALLAAVPRGSRPGTTPPGGQEVLRAGGLTRRYRLPGGGAVDALDDVDLLVRRGEALGVVGESGSGKSTLARMLVAAEEPDAGQVELLGEPWSGLPERRRRPRRHLVRLVPQDPLASFDPRWTAGKVLTAAVRAAGSDRSPAELLELVRLPQAVLHRRPRAMSGGQRQRLAIARALAADPAVLVLDEPVSALDVTVQAAILDLLVDLQERTGTALVLISHDLAVVRRVCRSVAVMQGGRIVEQGPVEDVWATPQAPVTRALLEAVHPLP
- a CDS encoding ABC transporter permease codes for the protein MSTRAVTPLREAAERLGATRLVRSLGPSGLVSGAVVLLVLLAAVWPDLLAPGDPTAVAPARAYLPPGEGGLLGTDASGRDVWTRVVHGAGQSLGVGAAATAIGLALGVVLGFGAALGPRWLDGLLSRIIEVLFALPSLVLALLLVAVLGAGVGPSVLAVGAATAPGYARILRARAQSVARSPYVGAARLEGVGAPRAFVRHVLPNTVWPLVALATLGVGQAIVWVSALSYLGLGALPPSPEWGAMLNASRLHITTSWWLTVAPGLAITVTAAALTLLGRRLSAVAPA
- a CDS encoding ABC transporter permease codes for the protein MSVLRWLLGRLAAAALVAWVVATVVFFALRAAGGDPSEAILGGPGSQASEEAVAQVRAEYALDQPLLVQYLLQLARTVTFRLGDSYARRRPVSELIGDQIGGTLALAALGLLLAWVIALVVATAAVRARGPVARRAVGLLRGAEVVASVTPHFWLGAVLIAVVAGGLGWLPATSSDSSLRSLLLPALTLAVPVAGFLGQVMRDGLEEAHTAPFATTARTRGAGEGSVLWRHSLRHAALPAIALSGWAFGSLLSGAVVVETLFGRPGLGRLLIDATHSRDVPLVIGVVLVIALGYVVVMSVADVLERLVDPRLRGRLEAVRTAPHGEVVS
- a CDS encoding ABC transporter substrate-binding protein, which encodes MAQLGPHTRIAAAAALAALALAACSDGGTGAGEATGEPVEGGTLVYATGDAEPTCLDPHVGGNYPQALISTQYLEPLVGRDASGEIQPWLATDWEVSEDGLTWDLTLAEGITFTDGTPLDAEAVKVNIEHLQDPDTASSTGYLAVEKIAEVEPVDAGHVRFHLSEPDSALLESLSTQWTAIQSPAGIARGTDENCAAPIGTGPFVVTEWVPQQHVLLERNEDYASHGPEADHDGPAHLERIEWRFLPDPATRWAALQSGEVHVIDNPEPEAVVTAEAAGITHIDAPRPGSVNRIELNSSQAPFDDVRVRQAFVLSADVDPGIEALYQGVATRSHSPLSSVEPMAYSDPSLFVTDVAQAERLLDEAGWDEVDDEGYRVRDGERLTVRLPVSTNQSVAAEQALFEQIQANTRAVGFDVVITPLDLSAWYGALAAPEGGGENDYDAVSAPYTKVGPDVLRILYHSDGTVPAPSGYFANLSQVTDPELDALLDEAARITDPDERAELYTEVQRRVLEGYYILPLYDQQNHFLTRGVEGVTTLGTVSTPTFVGARLTS